In Platichthys flesus chromosome 20, fPlaFle2.1, whole genome shotgun sequence, a single genomic region encodes these proteins:
- the luc7l gene encoding putative RNA-binding protein Luc7-like 1 isoform X1: MSAQAQMRALLDQLMGTARDGDETRQRVKYSDERVCKSHLLNCCPHDILSGTRMDLGECTKIHDLALRADYEIASKDRDLFFELDAVDHLESFIADCDRRTELAKKRLAETQEEISAEVAAKAEKVHELNEEIGKLLAKAEQLGAEGNVDEAQKVLQEVEKVRTRKKDAEEEYRNSMPASSFQQQKLRVCEVCSAYLGLHDNDRRLADHFGGKLHLGFIQIREKLDLLKKTVVDKQEQRNQERLKRREEREKEEQLKKRTRSPSREQKRSRSRDRKKRRSSSPSRDKRRSRSRERKRRHRSRSRSRSRGHRHSHEQSSRHKSSRDRERVSRDRSRERDRRDGMNGRSDSRRADDRDMGDL; this comes from the exons GCGATGAGACGAGGCAGAGGGTCAAGTACAGTGACGAGCGAGTCTGCAAAAGTCATCTTCTCAACTGCTGTCCACATGACATCCTGTCCGGAACT CGCATGGACCTGGGAGAGTGCACAAAGATCCATGACCTCGCACTTCGGGCAGATTATGAAATTGCCTCCAAGGACAGAGATCTGTTCTTTGAGCTAGAT GCGGTGGACCACCTGGAGTCTTTCATTGCCGACTGTGACCGGAGAACAGAGCTTGCCAAGAAGCGCCTCGCGGAGACCCAAGAAGAGATCAGTGCTGAGGTGGCAGCAAAG GCAGAGAAGGTTCATGAGCTGAACGAGGAAATAGGAAAGCTCCTGGCCAAGGCTGAGCAGCTTGGAGCCGAGGGAAACGTGGACGAGGCCCAGAAGGTTctgcaggaggtggagaaggtcCGCACCAGGAAGAAGGATGCAGAG gAGGAGTACAGGAACTCGATGCCAGCCTCCAGCTTCCAGCAGCAGAAGCTTCGGGTGTGCGAGGTGTGCTCTGCCTACCTGGGTCTCCATGACAACGACCGTCGCTTGGCAGACCATTTTGGCGGGAAGCTTCACCTGGGCTTCATCcagatcagagagaaactggaCCTACTAAAG aaAACTGTGGTTGACAAGCAGGAGCAAAGGAACCAGGAACGCTTGAAGAGacgagaagagagggagaaagaggaacagCTGAAGAAGAG GACCAGATCACCAAGCCGAGAGCAAAAAAG GTCCCGTTCTCGTGACCGCAAGAAGCGGCGCTCGAGCTCCCCATCACGAGACAAGCGCCGCTCCCGCtccagggagaggaagaggcggCATCGCAGCCGATCCCGCTCCCGCAGCCGAGGCCACCGCCACAGCCACGAGCAGAGCTCCAGACACAA GTCTTCCAGGGACAGAGAGCGCGTCTCCAGAGACAGGTCCCGGGAGCGAGACAGGAGGGACGGTATGAACGGCCGGTCGGACTCCCGCCGTGCAGACGACAGGGACATGGGGGACCTCTGA
- the luc7l gene encoding putative RNA-binding protein Luc7-like 1 isoform X2: MDLGECTKIHDLALRADYEIASKDRDLFFELDAVDHLESFIADCDRRTELAKKRLAETQEEISAEVAAKAEKVHELNEEIGKLLAKAEQLGAEGNVDEAQKVLQEVEKVRTRKKDAEEEYRNSMPASSFQQQKLRVCEVCSAYLGLHDNDRRLADHFGGKLHLGFIQIREKLDLLKKTVVDKQEQRNQERLKRREEREKEEQLKKRTRSPSREQKRSRSRDRKKRRSSSPSRDKRRSRSRERKRRHRSRSRSRSRGHRHSHEQSSRHKSSRDRERVSRDRSRERDRRDGMNGRSDSRRADDRDMGDL; this comes from the exons ATGGACCTGGGAGAGTGCACAAAGATCCATGACCTCGCACTTCGGGCAGATTATGAAATTGCCTCCAAGGACAGAGATCTGTTCTTTGAGCTAGAT GCGGTGGACCACCTGGAGTCTTTCATTGCCGACTGTGACCGGAGAACAGAGCTTGCCAAGAAGCGCCTCGCGGAGACCCAAGAAGAGATCAGTGCTGAGGTGGCAGCAAAG GCAGAGAAGGTTCATGAGCTGAACGAGGAAATAGGAAAGCTCCTGGCCAAGGCTGAGCAGCTTGGAGCCGAGGGAAACGTGGACGAGGCCCAGAAGGTTctgcaggaggtggagaaggtcCGCACCAGGAAGAAGGATGCAGAG gAGGAGTACAGGAACTCGATGCCAGCCTCCAGCTTCCAGCAGCAGAAGCTTCGGGTGTGCGAGGTGTGCTCTGCCTACCTGGGTCTCCATGACAACGACCGTCGCTTGGCAGACCATTTTGGCGGGAAGCTTCACCTGGGCTTCATCcagatcagagagaaactggaCCTACTAAAG aaAACTGTGGTTGACAAGCAGGAGCAAAGGAACCAGGAACGCTTGAAGAGacgagaagagagggagaaagaggaacagCTGAAGAAGAG GACCAGATCACCAAGCCGAGAGCAAAAAAG GTCCCGTTCTCGTGACCGCAAGAAGCGGCGCTCGAGCTCCCCATCACGAGACAAGCGCCGCTCCCGCtccagggagaggaagaggcggCATCGCAGCCGATCCCGCTCCCGCAGCCGAGGCCACCGCCACAGCCACGAGCAGAGCTCCAGACACAA GTCTTCCAGGGACAGAGAGCGCGTCTCCAGAGACAGGTCCCGGGAGCGAGACAGGAGGGACGGTATGAACGGCCGGTCGGACTCCCGCCGTGCAGACGACAGGGACATGGGGGACCTCTGA
- the LOC133975869 gene encoding epidermal growth factor receptor kinase substrate 8-like protein 1 gives MTNISRYLVNHLLTFSLQDGDVQGVEEARSRLSFLAQNKKLWSQQMLLDVGAQAVQLRDVQSRDELENYPFKSIFRCDAINTMKHFPSLLMLICQSEEQKKPDILFFNCETVPAEEIRDNITQTVSGSSSRRSKKPAAELSRAPQSGGEVIDPYGIPHPPVALAPNAPPANPPPYPGPRANAVNGGPDVSFLRAVREVGILNHCFDDIENFMAKLQLTAEAATMLSQKKKKKKKSKKQTAEDDQLSIKARPPPEEEFIDIFQKFKYCFSLLARLKSTISNPSSEELVHHVFKPLDMMVKTTGGPALGASVSSPSMTNSAVSLLEDTLSQEEKQLWTSLGPNWTHSRSQLRGPVAPYTPVFLDGWKPEALRADGQVWEDPVESQHKHEALPVKREQQHQPVPPPGSHVGDETDSSPLPPDPDRLYTCSYDFIARNSSELSVQQGEKLEVVESSKRWWKCRNSYNQIGFVPFNILEPMAHIDSPITNKPPSAPTPPPLTKTFSAVPPSPPAQPQALTHSPQRPRSTLGYNQHMQSAEDSDKVMLVNDELLHRLTNGKTHLHKPLVIPRSSDTAVPLDYHSPPEEVAEWLRGKGFSEPTVACLGVLTGAQLFSLNKEELRAVIPDEGARVYSQLTVQKALLEDARRSTELETVMEKQKMKVDLKLESSTL, from the exons ATGACAAACATCTCCCGGTATCTTGTCAAC CATCTGCTAACGTTCTCACTGCAGGACGGGGATGTGCAGGGCGTGGAGGAGGCCCGCTCACGCCTCTCCTTCCTGGCTCAGAACAAAAAGCTGTGGAGTCAACAGATGTTGCTGGACGTCGGAGCGCAGGCCGTTCAGCTCCGAGACGTACAGAGCAGG GATGAGCTGGAGAACTACCCCTTCAAATCCATCTTCAGATGCGATGCCATCAACACCATGAAAcacttcccctccctcctcatgCTCATCTGCCAaagtgaggagcagaagaagccGGACATTCTCTTCTTCAACTGCGAGACAGTGCCG GCCGAAGAAATCCGTGACAATATCACACAGACAGTTTCGGGCTCCTCCAGCAGAAGGAGCAAGAAGCCCGCTGCTGAACTCTCCAG GGCTCcacagagcggaggagaggTGATCGACCCCTATGGAATCCCCCATCCCCCCGTCGCACTGGCTCCAAATGCCCCACCAGCGAACCCTCCGCCTTACCCTGGACCCAGAG CAAACGCTGTGAACGGCGGGCCGGACGTCTCTTTCCTGCGAGCCGTGCGAGAAGTG GGGATCCTCAACCACTGCTTCGACGACATCGAGAACTTCATGGCTAAGCTGCAGCTGACGGCCGAGGCCGCCACGATGCTgagccagaagaagaagaagaagaagaagagcaaaaaGCAAACTGCAGAAG ATGATCAGCTCTCTATAAAGGCCCGCCCCCCGCCAGAGGAGGAATTCATCGACATATTCCAGAAATTCAAATATTGCTTCAGCCTCCTG gCCCGTCTGAAATCAACCATCTCCAACCCTTCATCAGAGGAGCTCGTTCACCATGTATTCAAACCTCTGGACATG ATGGtgaaaacaacaggaggacCAGCTCTGGGAGCCTCAGTGTCCAGCCCCTCCATGACCAACTCTGCTGTGTCGCTGCTGGAGGACACCCTGagccaggaggagaagcagctgtggACGTCGCTGGGTCCCAACTGGACACACTCTCG CTCTCAGCTCAGAGGACCTGTCGCTCCGTACACGCCTGTCTTCTTGGATGGCTGGAAACCAGAAGCCTTGAGGGCAGACGGGCAGGTTTGGGAAGATCCGGTCGAGTCACAGCACAAACATGAAGCCCTCCCAGTAAAACGAGAG cagcagcatcagccgGTCCCTCCTCCTGGTTCCCATGTCGGTGACGAGAC agACTCCAGCCCACTCCCACCGGATCCCGATAGACTCTACACCTGCAGTTACGACTTCATAGCCAGGAACAGCAGCGAGCTGTCGGTGCAGCAGGGGGAGAAGCTCGAG GTGGTTGAATCCTCAAAGCGCTGGTGGAAGTGTCGGAATAGCTACAACCAGATCGGATTTGTCCCCTTCAACATCCTGGAGCCCATGGCCCACATAGACAGCCCCATCACCAACAAACCCCCCAGT GCTCCCACTCCGCCTCCCCTCACCAAGACTTTCTCTGCGGTCCCACCCAGCCCTCCTGCCCAGCCCCAGGCCCTGACCCACTCCCCACAGCGCCCCCGCAGCACACTGGGATACAACCAGCACATGCAATCTGCAGAGGACTCAGATAAAG TCATGCTGGTGAACGACGAGCTGCTCCACAGGCTGACCAACGGAAAGACCCACCTGCACAAACCTCTGGTGATCCCTCGCTCCTCAGACACCGCCGTCCCTCTGGACTACCACTCCCCCCCGGAGGAAGTGGCCGAGTGGCTCCGAGGGAAAGGCTTCAGTGAACC GACGGTGGCGTGCCTGGGCGTGCTGACAGGGGCCCAGCTGTTCTCCCTCAACAAGGAGGAGCTACGAGCTGTGATTCCAGACGAGGGCGCAAGAGTCTACAGTCAGCTCACTGTGCAGAAAGCACTGCTCGAG gacGCCAGAAGGTCCACAGAGTTGGAGACGGTCATGGAGAAACAGAAGATGAAGGTGGATCTGAAGCTGGAGAGCAGCACACTGTGA
- the LOC133976124 gene encoding sodium-dependent neutral amino acid transporter B(0)AT2-like gives MEKQPLPTDDDMTGTTGSEVNGYAGEESEQALSGRPARAGWNSKIEYFLAQVGFSVGLGNVWRFPYLCHQNGGGAFLLLYVLLMLVVGIPLFFLELAAGQAIRQGSIGVWKYISPRLAGIGYSSCVVCFFVALYYNVILAWSIFYLGNSFQNPLPWNQCPEQGNVTVKECEKSSPTSYFWYRKALDTTDSIDDTASLNPYITCCLLAAWTIVCLGMFKGIKSSVKVMYFSSIFPYVVLFCFLVRGLLLDGASEGISYMFYPKLEIWADVQVWRQAATQVFFALGLGFGSIIAYSSYNPRNNNCHRDAFTVSSINFLTSVLATLVVFSVLGFRAKGNVMKCVVSNVKELSEQFHNSNVDVSRMPSFNYSAPSSVSLEDYKAWFKQHGASIPGNLTDCDLEKEMQKGVEGTGLAFIAFTEAMSLLPGSPFWSALFFLMLLNLGLSTMFGTMEGILAPLTDRFKTLANNKTKFTIFSCIVGFVIGLLFTQRSGNYFVMMFDDYSATLPLIIVVVFETFSVSWLYGADRFLDDIEGMLGWRPSVIYKYLWKYICLFAMLGLLGATGIRMVITRPTYMAWNREKATEEHLPYPDWALAVLASLIIFAMLPVPVAFIHALLQERTKKRSREAENGQYSIVSTDDKFETPMTDMTQLDQRNGTADSLS, from the exons ATGGAGAAGCAGCCACTGCCAACTGACGACGACATGACAGGAAccacagggtcagaggtcaacggCTACGCTGGTGAGGAGAGCGAGCAGGCCTTGTCGGGGCGTCCCGCTCGAGCCGGATGGAACAGTAAAATAGAGTACTTCCTGGCCCAGGTGGGATTCAGCGTCGGTCTCGGCAACGTCTGGAGGTTTCCTTATTTGTGCCACCAGaatggaggag GagcttttctcctcctgtaCGTGCTGCTGATGCTTGTTGTGGGCATTCCCCTGTTCTTCCTGGAGCTGGCGGCCGGTCAGGCCATCCGACAGGGCAGCATCGGGGTGTGGAAATACATCTCCCCCAGGCTCGCAGGGATCGGCTATTCCAGCTGTGTG GTGTGTTTCTTCGTGGCTCTCTACTACAATGTGATCCTTGCATGGAGTATTTTCTATCTTGGGAACTCATTCCAAAACCCTTTACCATGGAACCAGTGTCCAGAACAGGGGAATGTAACAG taaaagaaTGTGAGAAGAGCTCCCCGACGTCTTACTTCTGGTACCGCAAGGCTCTGGATACTACCGACTCGATTGATGACACAGCCTCTCTCAACCCTTACATCACCTGCTGCCTTCTGGCGGCCTGGACCATCGTGTGCCTGGGAATGTTCAAGGGTATCAAGAGCTCTGTGAAG GTGATGTACTTTTCCTCCATCTTCCCCTATGTGGTTCTGTTCTGCTTCCTTGTCCGAGGACTCCTGCTGGACGGAGCCTCAGAGGGAATCAGCTACATGTTCTATCCCAAG CTGGAAATTTGGGCTGACGTGCAGGTGTGGCGGCAGGCGGCCACACAGGTGTTCTTTGCCCTGGGTCTCGGCTTCGGCTCCATTATCGCCTACTCCTCCTATAATCCAAGGAACAACAACTGCCACCGTGACGCCTTCACTGTCTCCTCTATAAACTTCCTCACATCCGTGCTGGCCACTCTGGTGGTGTTTTCTGTTCTTGGCTTCCGCGCCAAAGGCAATGTCATGAAGTGTGTCGTCAG TAATGTAAAGGAGCTGTCAGAACAGTTTCACAACAGTAATGTGGACGTAAGCCGGATGCCAAGCTTCAACTACTCTGCCCCCAGTTCTGTGAGTCTGGAGGATTACAAGGCCTGGTTTAAACAGCATGGAGCGAGCATCCCTGGTAATTTAACAGACTGTGACCTGGAAAAAGAGATGCAGAAG GGCGTGGAGGGCACGGGCCTGGCTTTTATTGCCTTCACAGAGGCCATGTCCCTTCTGCCTGGAAGTCCTTTCTGGTCGGCGCTCTTCTTCCTCATGCTGCTCAATTTGGGGCTCAGCACAATGTTTGGCACCATGGAGGGCATCCTCGCTCCCCTCACTGACCGCTTCAAAACTCTGGCCAACAACAAGACCAAATTCACAA TTTTCAGCTGCATCGTTGGCTTTGTGATCGGCCTGCTCTTCACCCAGCGCAGTGGGAACTACTTTGTGATGATGTTCGATGACTACTCTGCCACGCTGCCCCTCATCATCGTGGTGGTCTTTGAGACCTTCAGCGTGTCTTGGTTATACGGAGCCGACAG GTTCCTCGACGACATCGAGGGAATGCTGGGCTGGCGTCCCTCTGTGATTTACAAATATCTGTGGAAGTACATTTGCCTGTTTGCTATGCTGGGGTTACTGGGAGCCACTGGCATTCGCATGGTCATCACACGACCGACTTACATGGCATGGAACCGAGAGAAG GCCACCGAGGAGCACCTGCCGTACCCTGACTGGGCCCTGGCCGTTCTGGCCTCACTGATCATATTTGCCATGCTGCCCGTGCCCGTCGCCTTTATCCACGCTCTCCTGCAGGAAAGGACAAAGAAAAGATCCCGAGAAGCAGAGAATGGTCAGTACAGCATTGTGAGCACGGACGACAAGTTCGAGACTCCGATGACCGACATGACACAGCTGGACCAAAGGAATGGGACCGCTGATTCCTTATCGTGA